Proteins encoded by one window of Cylindrospermum stagnale PCC 7417:
- a CDS encoding B12-binding domain-containing radical SAM protein: MNVLLIYPLFPKSFWSFEKTLALLDRKAMLPPLGLVTVAAILPQEWDYKLVDRNVRQITEAEWAWADLVILSAMIVQKEDLLDQIREAKSRGKRVAVGGPYPTALPNEVTDVGADYLILDEGEITLPLFMEAIARGDATGVFRSGGVKPDVTGTPIPRFDLLEFDAYAEMSVQFSRGCPFQCEFCDIIVLYGRKPRTKAPAQLLAELDYLYELGWRRSIFMVDDNFIGNKRNVKLFLKELLPWMVSHQYPFSFATEASVDLAQDQELMDSMVACNFGAVFLGIETPDEESLAFTQKFQNTRDSLSEAVLKITRSGLRVMAGFIIGFDGEKQGAGARIVKFVEQTAIPTALFSMLQALPDTALWHRLVKEGRLRSKSANINQTTLMNFVPTRPLEDIAQEYVQAFWDLYEPSRFLDRAYRHYRLLGEATYPKKGKGAKKPLNLTVLRALLVICWRQGVLRDTRWQFWRNLWNMYRHNPGGVSSYLAVCAQIEHFVEYRQIVREQIEAQVAEFLKAEAEVQLEAEKSQVLV; encoded by the coding sequence ATGAACGTATTACTTATATATCCCCTCTTTCCAAAAAGTTTTTGGTCGTTTGAAAAAACACTGGCTTTGTTAGACCGTAAGGCGATGTTACCACCTTTGGGCTTGGTGACAGTTGCGGCGATTTTACCGCAAGAATGGGACTACAAGCTAGTAGACCGGAATGTTCGTCAAATCACGGAAGCAGAATGGGCTTGGGCTGATTTGGTGATTTTGTCGGCGATGATTGTGCAAAAAGAGGATTTGCTAGACCAGATTCGGGAAGCGAAGAGTCGAGGTAAGCGTGTTGCGGTGGGTGGCCCTTATCCGACAGCGTTACCCAACGAAGTGACAGATGTGGGTGCAGATTATTTAATTTTGGATGAGGGGGAAATTACCTTACCATTATTTATGGAAGCGATCGCACGCGGTGATGCTACAGGTGTCTTTCGCTCCGGCGGTGTAAAGCCAGATGTCACAGGCACTCCGATTCCTCGCTTTGACTTGCTGGAGTTTGATGCCTATGCGGAAATGTCAGTACAATTTTCCCGTGGATGTCCCTTCCAGTGCGAGTTTTGCGACATTATCGTTCTCTACGGACGGAAACCCCGCACTAAAGCCCCAGCGCAACTGTTAGCAGAACTTGATTACCTCTACGAACTGGGTTGGCGGCGCAGTATTTTTATGGTCGATGATAACTTCATCGGTAATAAGCGCAATGTCAAACTATTTCTCAAAGAACTTCTGCCTTGGATGGTGTCACATCAATATCCCTTTTCTTTCGCGACAGAAGCTTCAGTTGATTTAGCCCAAGATCAAGAATTGATGGATTCGATGGTAGCGTGTAATTTTGGGGCGGTTTTTCTGGGGATTGAAACACCCGATGAAGAAAGTCTCGCCTTCACTCAAAAATTCCAAAATACCAGAGATTCTCTCAGTGAAGCAGTGCTGAAAATTACTCGCTCAGGATTGCGAGTTATGGCAGGTTTCATCATTGGCTTTGATGGCGAAAAGCAAGGTGCTGGGGCACGAATTGTTAAATTTGTTGAGCAAACTGCAATTCCCACCGCCTTATTTAGTATGTTGCAAGCGCTTCCTGACACAGCCCTCTGGCATCGATTGGTTAAGGAAGGACGACTCCGCAGCAAATCTGCCAACATCAACCAAACCACGTTGATGAACTTTGTCCCCACAAGACCATTAGAAGACATCGCCCAAGAATATGTGCAGGCGTTTTGGGATTTGTATGAACCATCGCGGTTTTTAGACCGCGCATACCGTCACTACCGTCTTTTGGGCGAAGCAACCTATCCCAAAAAGGGCAAAGGTGCTAAAAAACCATTGAACTTGACGGTACTCCGGGCATTGTTGGTCATCTGCTGGCGTCAGGGTGTGCTACGTGATACCCGTTGGCAATTTTGGCGCAATCTGTGGAATATGTATCGGCATAATCCTGGTGGGGTGAGTAGTTATTTAGCCGTTTGTGCCCAAATTGAGCATTTCGTGGAGTATCGCCAAATTGTCCGCGAGCAAATTGAGGCTCAAGTCGCTGAGTTTCTGAAAGCAGAAGCCGAGGTACAGCTTGAGGCGGAAAAATCTCAAGTCTTAGTTTAG
- a CDS encoding antibiotic biosynthesis monooxygenase family protein — translation MILEAVILPIKPGLEQDFEDNFKKASSIISSMNGYISHELHRCIEVKGKYLLLVKWETLEAHTVGFRGSVEYQEWKKLLHHFYEPFPTVEHFDQV, via the coding sequence ATGATTCTTGAAGCAGTAATACTTCCTATTAAACCTGGATTAGAGCAAGATTTTGAAGATAATTTCAAAAAAGCCTCTAGTATTATTTCGTCAATGAATGGATATATCTCTCATGAACTCCATAGATGTATAGAAGTCAAAGGCAAATATTTATTACTTGTCAAATGGGAGACCTTAGAAGCCCATACTGTGGGATTTCGAGGTTCTGTTGAGTATCAAGAGTGGAAAAAACTTCTCCATCATTTTTATGAACCATTTCCCACTGTTGAACATTTTGACCAAGTTTAG
- a CDS encoding metallophosphoesterase family protein, whose protein sequence is MKFNRRQFLFLGSLSTIGAGFLGWALSRQNSQSTGIFPLETAIAANPTKKDLLLRFVSVADTGTGARGQYAVAGAMNYYHQQNPYDLVVLAGDNIYNNGEIEKVGAVFERPYKPLLNQGVKFQACLGNHDIRTANGAAQLRYAGFNMNGRRYYTFRRGAVQFFALDTNGNADWKNQLPWLEKELSQSKASWKIVFGHHPIYSSGQYGSNPDFIKTITPLFKKYNVQAYINGHEHNYERTLAIDGTTYLICGAGAGNRPVGRSPWTEHSTSNLSFMAYEVYADRIELSGIGTNKRVFDQGVIKLKSI, encoded by the coding sequence ATGAAGTTTAACCGCCGTCAATTTTTATTTTTAGGTAGCCTCAGCACTATTGGTGCAGGGTTTCTTGGCTGGGCATTATCTCGGCAAAATAGCCAAAGTACTGGTATTTTTCCTTTAGAAACAGCCATAGCTGCTAACCCAACCAAAAAAGATTTGCTATTGCGTTTTGTGTCTGTTGCCGATACAGGAACTGGGGCTAGAGGACAGTATGCCGTAGCTGGAGCGATGAATTATTATCATCAGCAAAATCCCTACGATTTAGTTGTTTTAGCTGGCGATAATATTTATAATAACGGCGAAATTGAGAAAGTTGGTGCTGTTTTTGAGCGTCCATATAAACCTTTACTCAATCAAGGTGTAAAATTTCAAGCTTGTTTAGGTAATCATGATATTCGTACTGCTAACGGTGCAGCACAACTCCGTTATGCTGGCTTTAATATGAATGGACGCCGCTACTACACATTTCGTCGGGGTGCTGTGCAATTTTTTGCCTTAGATACTAATGGTAATGCTGATTGGAAAAATCAGTTACCTTGGTTAGAAAAAGAATTAAGTCAAAGTAAAGCTTCTTGGAAAATAGTATTTGGTCATCATCCGATATATTCATCTGGTCAATATGGGAGTAATCCAGATTTTATTAAAACCATAACTCCGTTGTTTAAAAAATACAATGTTCAAGCTTATATCAATGGTCATGAACATAATTATGAACGGACTCTTGCTATTGATGGCACAACTTACTTAATTTGTGGTGCTGGTGCGGGTAATCGTCCTGTCGGTCGTTCTCCCTGGACAGAACACTCTACTAGTAATTTGAGTTTTATGGCTTACGAGGTGTATGCAGATAGAATTGAGTTGAGTGGAATTGGTACTAATAAACGTGTTTTTGATCAGGGTGTGATTAAGTTGAAGAGTATTTAA
- a CDS encoding N-acetylmannosamine-6-phosphate 2-epimerase — MTNLIQNLNQGLIVSCQAPVDSPMYESIVIAAMAKASVNNGAVGVRIDTPNHIKAVREKVQVPIIGLWKQVIAGSDVYITPQFHHAVAVSVAGADIIAIDATTRNRPGDEKLADIIARIHQELGKPVMADVDTMESAKAAVDAGADIVGTTLFGYTSATKHLTPPGWELLTQIVENLDVFVICEGGISSPQMARQALDLGANAVVVGTAITGIDLQVKAYTALCN, encoded by the coding sequence ATGACTAATTTAATTCAAAACCTTAATCAAGGACTAATTGTCTCTTGTCAAGCGCCTGTAGATTCGCCAATGTATGAATCTATAGTAATTGCCGCAATGGCAAAAGCATCCGTCAATAATGGTGCAGTTGGCGTCAGAATTGACACGCCAAATCACATCAAAGCCGTGCGCGAAAAAGTACAAGTCCCAATTATTGGGTTATGGAAACAAGTAATAGCTGGTTCTGATGTCTACATTACCCCCCAATTTCATCATGCTGTCGCTGTATCTGTTGCAGGTGCAGATATTATTGCCATAGATGCAACTACGAGAAATCGTCCTGGTGATGAAAAATTGGCAGATATTATTGCCAGAATTCATCAAGAATTAGGTAAACCAGTAATGGCAGATGTAGATACAATGGAATCGGCAAAAGCGGCTGTAGATGCTGGCGCAGATATTGTGGGAACAACTCTTTTTGGCTACACTTCTGCAACTAAACATCTTACTCCCCCTGGTTGGGAACTTCTAACGCAGATAGTAGAAAATTTAGACGTTTTCGTAATTTGTGAAGGTGGTATCTCTTCACCTCAAATGGCGCGTCAAGCTTTAGATTTAGGTGCTAATGCTGTGGTAGTCGGAACTGCAATTACTGGAATTGATTTGCAGGTTAAAGCATATACAGCACTTTGCAATTAA
- a CDS encoding GAF domain-containing sensor histidine kinase, which yields MLSSPDLSFSRTLPLSVFNQLGELLQQMAQAVGSNTLVLTEAVLARIRIPVEWQRQRFTLVVSERFNALLVGNIEDIGRGGELSSSTQHSLLTARLTFNAEAIASFVANLRDLFGYNSYIYKNLEYYRQILAPNDATLQSKFTLLLLEYLLPQLNQDLTAVSISTNPEIYSCQPVENALKKQIAQERLLNQVTTQIRKSTDLSVIMATAITEVREFLELDRLVIYKFEPAQVKTPDKILNGQYSPPVSVNSQTPKHDWQKFGGFIVHEARATETIPSVLNYQEKNCLMRNSQCWDKYRQGFILAVEDVEKTYALEECLLNFLREKQVRAKLAAPIIFEDKLWGLLIAHQCDAPHEWSESEKNLLTSIGEQLAIAIHQAELMQSLTQEKQTLEQRVIERTTALRDALLAAEAASRLRNEFLATISHELLTPLTYVIGMSSTLLRWPLGELSPRQRDYLQTIHDSGEHLLQLINDILDSSQIEAGKTVLNISAFSLVKIAEKTVESLSDKAASQQVTVKLDLQIDPKRDRFTADVGRVERILWNLLTNAIKFTPEGGSVILRFWVEDETAIFQIEDTGIGIPEEQLPLLFEKFQQLDTPYRRRYEGTGLGLALTKQLVGLHRGRIEVESTVGIGSIFTVWIPAQPMRLITND from the coding sequence ATGCTTAGTTCTCCAGATTTGAGCTTTTCTCGAACCTTACCTTTAAGTGTATTTAATCAGCTTGGGGAATTGTTGCAGCAGATGGCTCAAGCAGTAGGAAGTAATACTTTGGTACTGACAGAAGCTGTGCTGGCGCGAATTCGCATCCCTGTGGAGTGGCAGAGGCAAAGGTTTACACTGGTGGTTTCTGAGCGGTTTAATGCGCTGTTGGTGGGAAATATAGAGGATATCGGCAGAGGGGGAGAATTATCTTCATCGACTCAGCACTCGTTACTGACTGCTCGTTTGACATTTAATGCCGAAGCGATCGCTTCTTTTGTCGCGAACTTGAGAGATTTGTTTGGGTATAATTCTTACATCTATAAAAACCTCGAATACTACCGTCAAATTCTTGCTCCTAATGATGCCACGCTCCAAAGTAAGTTTACGCTGCTGTTATTAGAATATCTCCTTCCCCAGCTAAATCAAGATTTGACAGCAGTTTCCATCTCAACGAATCCGGAAATTTATAGTTGTCAGCCGGTGGAAAATGCCCTGAAAAAACAGATCGCCCAAGAACGGCTGTTGAATCAGGTAACAACGCAGATACGTAAAAGCACAGATTTATCAGTAATAATGGCAACAGCGATTACGGAAGTGCGCGAGTTTTTGGAACTAGACAGATTAGTAATTTATAAATTTGAGCCTGCTCAAGTCAAGACGCCAGACAAAATACTCAACGGCCAATACTCGCCCCCTGTGTCAGTTAATTCTCAAACCCCAAAGCATGATTGGCAAAAGTTTGGCGGTTTTATTGTCCATGAAGCCCGGGCTACAGAAACTATTCCCTCAGTGCTGAATTATCAGGAAAAAAATTGCCTGATGCGCAACTCTCAATGTTGGGACAAGTATCGCCAAGGTTTTATCTTAGCTGTAGAAGATGTCGAAAAAACTTATGCTCTAGAAGAGTGTTTGTTGAATTTTTTAAGGGAAAAACAAGTCCGGGCAAAGTTGGCAGCACCGATTATATTTGAAGATAAACTTTGGGGACTGTTGATTGCTCATCAGTGTGATGCACCCCATGAGTGGAGTGAGAGCGAAAAAAACTTGCTAACCTCGATTGGGGAACAATTAGCGATCGCCATTCATCAAGCAGAGTTAATGCAATCTCTGACTCAAGAAAAACAAACTCTGGAACAACGAGTGATTGAGCGCACCACAGCCCTACGGGATGCCCTACTCGCCGCTGAAGCTGCTAGCCGCCTCAGAAATGAATTTCTAGCTACCATCAGCCATGAATTGCTCACGCCTTTAACTTACGTCATCGGCATGTCTTCCACATTGTTACGCTGGCCTTTGGGTGAGTTGAGTCCTAGACAACGAGATTATTTGCAAACCATCCATGACAGTGGAGAACATTTATTACAATTAATTAACGACATCCTCGACTCATCGCAAATAGAGGCTGGCAAGACAGTTTTAAATATTTCCGCATTTTCCTTAGTGAAAATAGCAGAAAAAACTGTAGAATCCTTATCAGATAAGGCAGCGAGTCAGCAAGTAACGGTCAAACTTGATTTGCAAATCGACCCAAAACGCGATCGCTTTACCGCCGATGTTGGCAGAGTCGAAAGAATTCTCTGGAATTTGTTAACTAACGCCATCAAATTCACCCCAGAAGGTGGCAGCGTCATTTTAAGATTTTGGGTGGAAGACGAAACCGCCATCTTTCAAATCGAAGACACCGGTATTGGCATACCCGAAGAACAACTACCACTACTGTTTGAAAAATTTCAGCAACTCGATACACCCTATCGCCGCCGCTACGAAGGCACAGGACTCGGTTTAGCTTTAACTAAACAACTTGTGGGACTCCATCGGGGTCGAATCGAAGTAGAATCCACTGTAGGCATTGGCTCAATTTTTACAGTCTGGATTCCCGCCCAGCCAATGAGATTAATCACAAATGACTAA
- the cobN gene encoding cobaltochelatase subunit CobN → MHRISATSGGWDQSSGLIFLEQTPAPFVFITAADTDIQTLAATVPKLPATFPALRVANLLQLQQQISIDTYGEQVLELAQVIILRLLGGRSYWAYGLEVVQEIVQRNGTTLIVMPGDDGLDPDLISHSTVSLGIVNQVCQYFSQGGVENFVNALQFVADTCLLTTFNPPPPQAVPRVGLYEAGQGRQGGIIEEVSSSSTPITNYQLPITNYRYPKVGILFYRAHYLAGNTKVIDALCEALVKRNLQPVPVFVSSLREPDISADLSEFFQPKDSEHIAVLLNTTSFSLARLETESPQIELWENLDVPVLQVILSGGAVEQWESQFQGLTPRDIAMNVALPEVDGRIISRAVSFKTVQTRNPDLETDVVVYEPVSDRIEFVAQLAANWARLRAKPPQERRISLILANYPNSNGRLANGVGLDTPASCVEILKALQLAGYYVENIPADSDELIQRLTAGVTNDPEGRDWRPVQQSLSLAEYQEYFAALPAVVQQGISERWGWDLETNRPDAEEKASFPIAGIQLGNVFVGIQPARGYDVDPSLNYHAPDLQPTHAYLAFYYWVRESFGTDAVVHVGKHGNLEWLPGKSVALSSNCYPEVALGAMPHLYPFIVNDPGEGSQAKRRAQAVIIDHLTPPMTRAELYGSLQQLENLIDEYYEAESLDPSRLPVICSRIRELVITENLYRDLGIHSEKDIGDLEALILNSIDGYLCELKEAQIRDGLHIFGQCPQGRQLRDLIIAIARLPNRHSIGITRAIAQYWNLDFDPLTADLSMDCRGGETPPSSPSAAVVVNGKDCRTNGDVVEVLEEHAALLVEQLITQNSYGHSNAVLLQTHSPLGKTLDWINAKLLPALQQTQAEITNLLHGLNGGYVQSAPAGAPTRGRPEVLPTGRNFYSVDIRAIPTETAWDIGRKAAETLIETYTQEHGEYPKTLGLSLWGTATMRTGGDDIAEALALLGTQPVWDGAARRVVDFEILPLAILGRPRVDVTLRISGFFRDAFPNLIDLFSQAVAAVAALDEPPEQNPLAATVRQEIDLWTTEGLSLEDAEMRSQYRVFGSQPGAYGAGLQGLIASQNWQDDQDLAQAYINWSCYAYSSANSQVSGGLQGISAPEAFGQRLEQMQIVLHNQDNREHDLLDSDDYYQFQGGLTAAVRSLQGKNPQTYFGDNSIPAQPRVRQLKEEIARVYRSRVVNPKWIAGVMRHGYKGAFEMAATVDYLFAYDATANCVEDHMYQGIVQTYLLDPVVSEFIQEKNPWALRDIAERLLEAHQRNLWEDVSTQTLENLRNLVHQAEAAIEEK, encoded by the coding sequence ATGCATCGAATTAGTGCCACATCTGGTGGATGGGATCAGTCATCCGGGTTAATTTTTTTAGAACAAACTCCAGCTCCTTTTGTGTTCATTACGGCTGCTGATACCGACATTCAAACCTTAGCAGCCACAGTCCCTAAATTACCTGCAACATTTCCGGCATTAAGAGTCGCCAACCTGCTGCAATTACAGCAGCAAATAAGTATAGATACTTACGGTGAACAAGTATTAGAACTTGCCCAGGTAATTATTCTGCGCTTATTAGGAGGACGTTCCTACTGGGCTTACGGCTTAGAAGTAGTGCAAGAAATTGTGCAACGGAATGGCACAACCCTCATTGTAATGCCAGGAGACGATGGTCTTGATCCCGACTTAATCTCTCACTCTACCGTGTCTTTAGGGATTGTTAACCAAGTATGCCAGTACTTTAGCCAAGGTGGTGTGGAAAATTTTGTTAACGCCCTCCAATTTGTCGCTGATACTTGCCTATTAACTACATTCAATCCCCCACCACCCCAAGCTGTTCCTCGTGTTGGGTTGTATGAAGCGGGACAAGGCAGACAAGGAGGAATTATTGAAGAAGTTTCTTCTTCATCGACGCCAATTACCAATTACCAATTACCAATTACCAATTACCGTTACCCTAAAGTGGGCATCTTGTTTTACCGTGCCCATTATCTGGCGGGAAACACTAAGGTAATTGATGCTCTGTGCGAAGCTTTGGTAAAAAGAAATTTACAACCTGTACCTGTGTTTGTTTCTTCGTTGCGGGAACCTGATATCAGCGCTGATTTGAGTGAGTTTTTCCAGCCGAAAGACTCTGAGCATATTGCCGTTTTGCTGAATACCACGAGTTTTTCTTTGGCGCGGTTAGAAACAGAATCACCCCAAATTGAATTGTGGGAAAACTTGGATGTCCCCGTGTTGCAGGTGATTCTCAGTGGCGGTGCTGTTGAGCAGTGGGAGTCTCAGTTTCAAGGGCTGACTCCCCGCGATATTGCGATGAATGTGGCTTTACCAGAAGTCGATGGACGAATTATTAGCCGCGCCGTGTCTTTTAAAACGGTGCAAACTCGCAATCCTGACTTAGAAACAGATGTGGTAGTTTATGAACCAGTTAGCGATCGCATTGAGTTTGTCGCCCAACTAGCGGCCAATTGGGCACGATTACGGGCTAAACCACCCCAAGAACGCCGTATATCTCTAATTTTGGCAAATTACCCCAACAGCAATGGCCGCCTCGCTAATGGTGTGGGTTTGGATACGCCAGCTAGTTGTGTGGAAATTCTCAAGGCTTTACAGTTGGCTGGGTATTATGTGGAAAATATCCCCGCTGATTCAGATGAGTTGATTCAGCGTCTCACCGCTGGTGTTACTAATGATCCTGAAGGTAGGGACTGGCGTCCAGTGCAGCAAAGTCTTTCGCTGGCTGAGTATCAGGAGTATTTTGCTGCTTTGCCGGCAGTCGTGCAGCAAGGGATTAGTGAGCGTTGGGGGTGGGATTTGGAAACGAACCGCCCAGACGCAGAGGAGAAGGCGTCTTTTCCGATTGCGGGAATTCAACTGGGTAATGTGTTTGTGGGCATTCAGCCGGCGAGAGGCTATGATGTTGACCCTAGCTTGAATTATCATGCGCCGGATTTGCAACCAACTCATGCTTATTTAGCGTTTTATTATTGGGTTAGGGAATCTTTTGGTACAGATGCGGTGGTTCATGTGGGGAAACATGGAAATTTAGAATGGCTCCCCGGTAAAAGTGTGGCTTTGTCTAGCAATTGTTATCCTGAAGTCGCTTTGGGAGCAATGCCTCACCTGTACCCGTTTATTGTCAATGATCCTGGTGAGGGTTCACAAGCAAAGCGTCGCGCCCAAGCGGTAATTATCGATCACCTCACGCCGCCGATGACTCGCGCTGAACTTTATGGTTCTTTGCAACAGTTAGAAAATTTAATTGATGAATATTACGAAGCTGAAAGTTTAGATCCTTCCCGTTTACCTGTAATTTGTTCGCGCATTCGGGAACTAGTCATTACAGAAAATCTCTACCGGGATTTGGGAATTCATAGTGAAAAAGACATTGGGGATTTAGAAGCTTTAATCTTGAATTCCATCGATGGTTATCTTTGCGAATTGAAAGAAGCCCAAATCCGTGATGGGTTACACATTTTCGGGCAATGTCCCCAAGGAAGGCAACTGCGAGATTTAATTATAGCGATCGCCCGCCTCCCCAACCGCCACTCCATCGGCATCACCCGCGCCATCGCCCAATATTGGAATTTAGACTTCGACCCCCTCACCGCCGATTTGTCAATGGACTGTAGGGGCGGGGAAACCCCGCCCTCTTCGCCCTCCGCAGCAGTAGTTGTCAATGGCAAAGACTGTCGCACCAATGGCGATGTTGTGGAAGTCCTAGAAGAACACGCCGCCCTCTTAGTTGAACAACTCATCACCCAAAACTCTTACGGGCACAGCAATGCTGTACTCCTACAGACTCACAGCCCACTAGGCAAGACACTTGACTGGATAAACGCCAAACTCCTGCCAGCGCTGCAACAAACCCAAGCAGAAATTACCAACCTGTTACACGGACTCAACGGCGGATATGTCCAGAGTGCCCCCGCCGGCGCACCCACACGCGGACGTCCAGAAGTTTTACCCACAGGGAGAAACTTTTATTCTGTGGATATTCGCGCTATTCCCACAGAAACTGCTTGGGATATCGGCAGAAAAGCCGCCGAAACCCTGATTGAAACCTACACCCAGGAACATGGTGAATATCCCAAAACACTAGGGTTATCATTATGGGGCACTGCCACCATGCGGACTGGCGGTGATGATATCGCCGAGGCATTGGCTTTACTTGGTACACAACCTGTTTGGGATGGTGCAGCACGGCGAGTAGTGGATTTTGAAATTTTACCTCTGGCGATTTTGGGGCGTCCTCGTGTCGATGTCACTTTGCGAATTTCTGGATTTTTCCGGGATGCTTTTCCTAACTTGATTGATTTATTCTCTCAAGCAGTAGCAGCAGTAGCGGCCTTGGATGAACCGCCAGAACAAAACCCCTTAGCCGCTACAGTTCGCCAAGAGATTGATTTGTGGACTACAGAGGGTTTAAGTTTAGAAGATGCGGAAATGCGATCGCAATACCGCGTTTTTGGTTCTCAACCCGGTGCTTATGGTGCTGGACTCCAAGGCTTAATCGCCTCGCAAAACTGGCAAGATGACCAAGATTTAGCCCAAGCGTACATCAATTGGAGTTGTTACGCCTACAGCAGCGCCAACTCTCAAGTTTCGGGGGGATTACAAGGAATTTCAGCCCCTGAAGCATTTGGACAACGCTTGGAACAAATGCAAATTGTCTTGCACAATCAAGACAACCGCGAACACGACTTACTCGATTCTGATGATTATTACCAATTTCAGGGTGGGTTAACAGCAGCAGTGCGTTCTCTCCAGGGAAAAAATCCCCAAACCTATTTTGGTGATAACTCCATTCCCGCCCAACCCCGTGTTCGCCAACTCAAAGAAGAAATCGCCCGGGTGTATCGTTCTCGCGTAGTTAATCCCAAGTGGATAGCCGGAGTGATGCGTCACGGTTATAAAGGTGCATTTGAAATGGCAGCCACGGTAGATTATTTATTTGCCTACGATGCCACAGCTAACTGTGTAGAAGACCATATGTATCAGGGAATAGTGCAAACATACTTACTAGATCCAGTCGTCTCCGAATTCATTCAGGAAAAAAACCCGTGGGCGTTGCGTGATATTGCTGAAAGATTGCTCGAAGCACATCAGCGCAATTTATGGGAGGATGTAAGTACACAGACACTGGAAAACTTGCGAAACCTAGTACATCAAGCTGAAGCAGCGATCGAAGAAAAATAA
- a CDS encoding peptidoglycan-binding domain-containing protein, producing MENLAYLHLAFAYEDSESSELISLSALFNTAAAPDWKRLSSRAWKYMLPLALTLSVLGAVSSALALERGDQGPSVRNLQQKLKSAGFYQAPVTQVYDFSTEDAVRRFQKAAGLPVDGIVQTTTLQKLDNWRTTPTTTPAKKTSTASPQINKTSTATTPAKKASTVSTQTNKISTANSSTRNRRNSNFLTKGDEGENIRVLQERLRIAGFYYGNATGIFGPITEEAVKRFQTAYKLDPDGVVGPATLNKLPPLGVGNGENAPKKAVNREKLRLGDRGEAVRVLQEHLIKAGYLEGQPNGYYGPYTADAVSRFQAANYLETNGVAGPTTRGKLYSLVKTTPKSEFNTLEIQRRLQERGFYKGPLNGMMADDTKKAIKQAQEFYGISLGDIRSGSY from the coding sequence ATGGAAAACCTTGCGTATTTGCACCTAGCTTTTGCCTATGAAGACAGCGAATCTAGCGAATTAATTTCCCTGAGCGCTTTGTTCAACACAGCAGCAGCGCCAGACTGGAAACGGCTGTCTAGCAGAGCTTGGAAGTATATGCTCCCCCTAGCTCTCACTTTGTCTGTTCTCGGCGCTGTTAGCAGTGCTTTAGCCCTAGAACGAGGCGATCAAGGCCCTTCAGTCAGAAATTTGCAACAAAAGTTAAAAAGTGCAGGCTTTTATCAAGCTCCCGTAACCCAAGTATATGACTTTTCCACAGAAGATGCTGTGCGACGCTTTCAAAAAGCCGCTGGCTTACCCGTTGACGGCATAGTCCAAACAACCACTCTCCAAAAATTAGACAATTGGCGGACAACTCCTACGACTACACCAGCCAAAAAAACCAGTACGGCGAGTCCACAAATTAACAAAACCAGTACGGCGACTACACCAGCCAAAAAAGCCAGTACCGTGAGTACACAAACTAACAAAATCAGTACTGCTAATTCATCAACCAGAAACCGCCGCAATTCCAACTTTCTGACTAAAGGCGATGAAGGTGAAAATATCAGGGTTCTGCAAGAACGCTTACGAATTGCCGGCTTTTATTACGGGAACGCCACCGGGATATTTGGCCCAATTACCGAAGAAGCTGTCAAGCGGTTCCAAACGGCTTATAAATTAGACCCTGATGGTGTAGTTGGCCCAGCCACATTAAACAAATTACCGCCACTTGGCGTAGGTAATGGCGAAAATGCACCCAAAAAGGCGGTTAATCGCGAAAAACTCCGCCTTGGCGATCGCGGTGAAGCAGTGAGAGTTCTTCAAGAGCATTTAATCAAGGCAGGATATCTAGAGGGACAGCCCAATGGCTATTATGGCCCCTATACCGCAGATGCTGTGAGTCGCTTTCAGGCAGCTAATTACCTAGAGACAAATGGCGTAGCTGGGCCAACGACAAGAGGGAAGTTATATAGCCTAGTTAAGACTACTCCCAAAAGTGAGTTTAATACCCTGGAAATCCAAAGACGACTACAAGAGCGGGGTTTCTATAAAGGCCCCCTCAATGGCATGATGGCAGATGACACCAAAAAAGCAATTAAGCAAGCCCAAGAATTTTACGGCATCAGTCTCGGTGATATCAGAAGCGGCAGCTATTAA